A stretch of DNA from Orcinus orca chromosome 3, mOrcOrc1.1, whole genome shotgun sequence:
tgatggaatgttctggaactagacagaggtAAGCATTGACAACTCTGTACTGAAAGCATTAATTGCACAATTTCCTGGGTGAACTGggtggcatgtgaattatatttcagtgAAGCTGTTGCGAAAAGCACCTGGGGCGCAGCTCTCTCCTCAGGCGTGGGTCCCCTCCGGTCATACAGGGCCCTGGATCTTGTCCTCctggcaggtggggtggggacagtCTATGAAGGGAAGACCAAGCTTCTAGCTGGTGGGAGTGGAGGTGTTATTCCGAGTACCCAGTGAGGTTGTGGATTATCTCATTGCATCCTTCCAGCCTTCCCTCTCCTGGCCTATTTTCCACAGGAGGAGGCAAGGCTTGGGGAGGTGATGCCTGCAGGCCAGTCCCCTGGGTGCTGGCCTCAGGGCTCTGAGTGTGGGGAGACAGTCCGGGCTGGATCCCTATCTCAGTCCTGGGGTCCTGGGCTTGGATGTCTGCCACACCCCCTGCGTGGCCCTCCTGGGGCCAAGAAGAGGGATCGGGGAATCCCTGGAGCCACCAGGAAGGCATCCCAGCGACACCGTCTGGCTGGACCGGTTGGCCCCCCAGCAGTCCATCAGGGCAGTGTTGTCACCTTGTCCTCACCCCGGTGCTACTTAAAGGTGCCACCTGCATCCATGGCTGTAGAATTGAGCCACCAGGAGCCAAAAGGCAGGGAGCCTGGGATGTGTCCTGTGTGGGACCTTGGGGAAATCCCTGCCCCTCCTGGGCCTTGGCTCCCCCACCTGTCAATGATGTCGCTTGGCTCTGAGTCTGTGAAGGTTTACTGCACTCACCTCGCAGGGCCCAGGGCACTGGGTGGGTGTGTCTGTAACAGGGTGGCCCCATTCCTACCACCTTGGACATGCAGAGACGGATGCTGGGGACAGGGTGCTGGCCTTGGTCATCAACCCGGTCCCCATCAGCTGGCCTCGGACATGCCCAACTGTCCATCCTCCCATCGGCCACCTTGCTGCCCAACACCTGTGTGCACAGCATATGCTCCAACAGttcccctgcccctccacccACACTTTCTCCCAGGCCCACCCCTCAGCAAAGCCGCATGCCCCCTGGACCTGGCTCTCAGGAAGCTCTAGTTGGAAGGGTAGACAAGCCCCCCGGGGCATTCCCTGTTCAGGGGCCTGGCTGGCAAGGACAGGCACTCGGGCCAGAACTTCCATCCCAACCTCTGACCCCTGGGCAGTTccgtctctccctgtctctctgtctctcacacatctgtctgtctctgtctctgtctcagcCATCTCTGCCTGTGCAGTCTCATAGACTCTGTCCCTCCATCTTAGTCTCTGTCTATCTCTGCCTCTCAGTCtcttgtctctgtctttctctgtttctggctcttttttttttttacccttttaaaaaattgatgtgtagttaatttacaatgttgtgttagtttcaggcataccgcaaagtgattcagttatacatatatactattctgttttggattcttttccattataggttattacaaggcctgtgctgtacacctggcttttttttttttttgcggtacacgggcctctcactgttgtggcctctcccgctgtggagcacaggctccagacgcgcaggctccgcggccacgactcacgggcccagccgctccgcggcatgtgggatcctcccggaccggggcacgaagccgtgtcccctgcatcggcaggcggaaagCCCACTGGCTCTGTCTttatatctctctgtctctggctctgtctctccctctctttggCTCTGACTCCCGCCGTGTCTCTGTGGCCCGCCTCTCTCACACTCCCGCAGCCCCTGCAGGCCAATCTGGCTACTCACGGACAAGCaccgccctccccgccccgcaAGGCAAACAAACACGCGTGGAGGCCGGAGTGTTTTCCCGAATGGGCCCCGCCCTTGTACTGGCCCCACCCCCGTGGGGAGTCATCCCGCCCCCTGCGGCTCTGGCCCCGCCCCCCAGGAGCCGCATTGGCCTGTCCCAGACTCTGCAGGGCGGTCAGGCCGCCCTGACCACGGCCCCGCCCCGCATCCTGGCCCACCCACTGTGGCTCTGGCCCCGCCCCCGAGGCGCCCAATTGGCCCCGTCGGGCACTCTGCCCCCCATCTCGCAATGGCAGAGCCGCGGACGCGCGCGGGGAGTCAAGACCAGGCGGCGGCGAGCGGGGCGCGGGGCCATACGCGGCCGCCTGTGGCTGGGCCTGGCGTGGCTACTGCTGGCACGGGCGCCCGGCGCCGCGGGGACCCCAAACAGTCCGCGGAGACCACGCAGCTACATGCATCTGGAGGGCGACGTGCGCTGACGGCGCCTCTTCTCCTCCACCCACTTCTTCCTGTGTGTGGACCCCAGCGGCCACGTGCAGGGCACCCGCTGGCGCGACAGCCCTGACAGTGAGTAGCCGGGGGCGCTGCGCGGGGGCAGGGGTACAGGGCAGATAGGCGGACAATAACAGCAAaggcagcagtagtagcagcagtgaACTGGGCCCTCTCTCACTTGAGGGAGGGTCCGGAGGCTTCTCTGGCCGTGTGGCGTCAGCCAAGTCATTTCCTgactggggcctcagtttcctcaactgtaaaatggggtccAACTCACTTGGAAGGAGGGTTGGACAGTTGGGGTGAAGGTCACAGGGGAAGCTCCCAGCTCTGGTCCTGGCTCAGCAGAAGGGTCTTTGTGAGATAATTGACGTTGGGGTCACAGGACCCATTTACagaggggaagctgaggctcccgGAAGGGCCCCCGTGGGCCCAGTACATAATGAGAtgggggcagagctgggtttgaacTCTGAACTCCCCACCCTGCAAAACAAAACTCAGGACGTGCCAGAGTTGGGGACCCCTCTATGTCTTCCTAGACACCCAtttggcagatgaggaaactgaggcacagagagggcaaaTGACCTGcctgaggtggg
This window harbors:
- the FGF22 gene encoding LOW QUALITY PROTEIN: fibroblast growth factor 22 (The sequence of the model RefSeq protein was modified relative to this genomic sequence to represent the inferred CDS: substituted 1 base at 1 genomic stop codon), with the protein product MGPALVLAPPPWGVIPPPAALAPPPRSRIGLSQTLQGGQAALTTAPPRILAHPLWLWPRPRGAQLAPSGTLPPISQWQSRGRARGVKTRRRRAGRGAIRGRLWLGLAWLLLARAPGAAGTPNSPRRPRSYMHLEGDVRXRRLFSSTHFFLCVDPSGHVQGTRWRDSPDSVFFEMRSIRVGVVALKAVNTGFYVAMNRRGRHSGSRVCAKFRERIEEKGYTYESVPWRHRGRPMFLALDGRGAPGRGVRTQRHHPSPHFLPVLVS